One window from the genome of Osmerus mordax isolate fOsmMor3 chromosome 19, fOsmMor3.pri, whole genome shotgun sequence encodes:
- the si:ch1073-224n8.1 gene encoding zinc finger protein 79, with product MTSRRSNVSCSGDMQPSPSGSNSTSSSGNRKQSIIPQNRVVSDSYYDRKVDKPGYGNSLASQVKNVTVSSLKTRLAPTIRSALTVAVDTLLGEVVLVLNETQQELINKEQENERLKVRLEVSEREMRTLQECLSSAQKLIDQLQIPYSGSQTVNQSVFAPSMSSIGSMNTSMDRNNQSPQNVNGSDARCVAGVNLGLGGPLDESLHGYDNRDDYKMCQLSIQPDGSVTNHSLDSFGTNPSICSDSRPDDRQSQGASGGSRFEVKEEQGPGLGPNQPCRRGPGPRGDGRAGEPEQTAQSVGDLGHIHVVEEDAAARSLSYPLRHPRPVRPRSGPGADGLKPVARPPGPVRSDNVSPGRAEESAGPSTSELAVDPDRDRPHHCLECGKTFRLISSLKKHIRIHTGEKPYPCGVCGRRFRESGALKTHLRIHTGEKPYSCSECGNSFRHLDGLRKHRRTHTGEKPYVCAICGKRLSRLQHLKHHQLIHTGERPCSCPFCHRSFKEPAALRKHVRTHRDEPGHLEPSIGTGEEIDPDAMDDMNNLHPAAPSPQMRFGEWGPEGEDGSVVDCV from the exons CGGAGTAATGTTAGTTGTAGCGGCGACATGCAACCATCTCCCTCAGGTAGTAATAGTACAAGCAGCAGTGGTAATCGTAAACAAAGTATAATCCCCCAAAACAGAGTTGTTTCAGACTCTTATTATGATCGCAAGGTAGATAAGCCTGGGTACGGGAATTCCTTAGCCTCACAGGTCAAGAACGTGACAGTATCGTCTTTAAAGACACGTTTAGCTCCGACCATCCGATCTGCATTAACCGTAGCAGTAGATACCCTCTTGGGCGAGGTAGTTCTAGTATTGAACGAGACTCAACAAGAATTGATCAACAAGGAGCAGGAAAATGAAAGACTCAAAGTTCGCCTCGAGGTATCCGAGAGAGAAATGAGGACTTTGCAAGAATGTCTGAGCAGTGCGCAAAAATTGATTGATCAGCTTCAAATACCGTACTCGGGCTCCCAGACTGTAAATCAGTCAGTCTTCGCACCCTCAATGTCCTCTATTGGGTCCATGAATACTTCTATGGACAGGAACAACCAGAGCCCCCAGAATGTTAATGGGTCCGATGCCCGGTGTGTAGCTGGGGTCAACCTTGGGCTGGGTGGCCCTTTGGATGAGTCTCTTCATGGATATGACAACAGAGATGACTACAAAATGTGTCAGCTTTCAATCCAACCAGATGGTTCTGTGACAAATCACTCTCTGGATTCCTTTGGTACCAACCCGTCTATCTGCTCTGACTCCAGGCCAG ATGATAGGCAGTCCCAGGGGGCAAGCGGAGGGTCCAGGTTTGAGGTGAAAGAGGAGCAGGGGCCTGGTCTAGGACCGAACCAGCCCTGCAGGAGAGGGCCAGGGCCCCGGGGAGACGGCAGGGCAGGTGAACCAGAGCAAACAGCCCAGAGTGTGGGGGACCTGGGCCACATCCACGTGGTCGAGGAAGACGCAGCTGCCCGCTCCCTCAGCTACCCTCTCCGCCACCCAAGACCCGTGCGACCACGCTCCGGCCCTGGCGCTGATGGACTGAAACCAGTGGCCAGGCCTCCGGGGCCTGTGAGGTCGGACAACGTGTCCCCAGGGAGGGCCGAGGAATCAGCGGGTCCGTCGACCTCTGAACTGGCCGTGGACCCGGACAGAGATCGTCCACACCACTGCCTGGAATGTGGGAAGACCTTCCGCCTGATATCCAGCCTGAAGAAACACATTCGCATCCAcacgggagagaagccctacccGTGTGGCGTCTGCGGCCGGCGCTTCCGCGAGTCGGGGGCCCTGAAAACCCACCTCCGGATTCACACCGGGGAGAAGCCGTACTCCTGCTCCGAGTGCGGCAACAGCTTCCGCCACCTAGACGGCCTGCGCAAGCACCGGCGCACCCACACCGGGGAGAAGCCGTACGTGTGCGCCATCTGCGGCAAGCGCCTGAGTCGCCTGCAGCATCTCAAGCACCACCAGCTCATCCACACCGGGGAGAGGCCCTGCTCCTGCCCCTTCTGCCACCGCAGCTTCAAGGAGCCGGCGGCCCTCCGCAAGCACGTCCGCACCCACCGCGACGAGCCCGGCCATCTGGAACCAAGCATCGGCACCGGGGAAGAAATAGACCCAGACGCCATGGACGACATGAACAACCTGCACCCGGCTGCTCCTTCCCCCCAGATGAGGTTTGGCGAGTGGGGACCTGAAGGGGAAGACGGCTCGGTAGTGGACTGTGTGTAA